The following coding sequences lie in one Arachis stenosperma cultivar V10309 chromosome 5, arast.V10309.gnm1.PFL2, whole genome shotgun sequence genomic window:
- the LOC130981557 gene encoding uncharacterized protein LOC130981557, whose translation MASEEESVLVLVHCSGKIKKSKRYGVKFTDREPVSVFISSTSTLSDLKNSILQKVGISGSKFVKKLFYKIPIAVVSTRVQYDTFVLAADEDIRVLFHCVRSFPEVRIHELFAKLDVGVDSSGASAPLHNSSGVGGASCSMPVIAPAVPLVASPSFAADLDRLEAVGSAPLQDPGVRGQAYEVGTGGGLIPDVQGFGEPDRVENAMYDDESDQEPVDIIGDSDDDTGGNPPTRHGASSSGTQQYPPHFSTLNLEALGEQAADGGPTVGGSSTEFQIGQSFQSKEEAVLSVKDYNIRRGVEYRVIESDHLKYHGKCKEFGKGCTWLIRVALRARKGTWEVRRYNGPHTCLATSISSDHRQLDYHVICARILPLIRTDAAVTVKVLQQATEADYGFRPSYRKVWLAKQKAVAQIYGDWEESYAELPRWMLGVQSTMPGAVTVLKTSPVRVGGEVDESTVYFHRLFWTFPPCIEAFRHCKPLVSIDGTHLYGKYGGTLLLAIAQDGNSNILSIAFALVEGENAESWSFFLSNLRSHVTPQEGILVISDRHNGIKSALEAPETGWLPPHAYRAYCIRHVAANFALTFKGKDARRMLVNAAYAKTEAEFYYWFDIMRSENPTMCDWANRMEYEKWTQHEDSGRRFGHMTTNISECVNSVLKGTRNLPVTSLVKPTYGRLAELFVIRGQTAEAQLGSGQEFCQALVKAIERNIRESRCFTVTLYDRHQSEYTVAETTPTGNLSLGSYRVSLKDQTCDCGHFQALHYPCCHAIACCAYSRLNWASYVHEVYLMSEVFNVYKQGFVPPIPEGLWPPYAGPTVIPDPNMRRAKEGRPKATRIRGSMDRTADNLPKRCGLCRQPGHTRRSCEQRLHHAGGGS comes from the coding sequence ATGGCAAGTGAGGAGGAGAGTGTTCTTGTTCTAGTGCATTGCTctggaaaaattaaaaaaagcaaaagataTGGTGTGAAGTTCACTGACAGAGAACCGGTGAGTGTTTTCATCAGTTCAACAAGCACGTTGTCAGATCTAAAGAACAGCATTTTACAGAAGGTTGGGATTTCTGGTAGCAAGTTTGTGAAGAAGTTGTTCTACAAGATTCCCATTGCAGTTGTCTCGACCCGGGTTCAGTATGACACCTTTGTGCTAGCGGCTGATGAAGACATTAGGGTTCTGTTCCATTGTGTCAGAAGTTTTCCAGAGGTCAGAATACACGAGTTATTCGCAAAGTTGGATGTTGGGGTGGATAGTTCTGGGGCATCAGCTCCATTACATAACTCAAGTGGCGTAGGAGGTGCGTCTTGTTCGATGCCTGTGATAGCACCGGCTGTTCCGCTAGTGGCATCCCCATCATTCGCGGCTGATTTAGATCGATTGGAGGCTGTTGGTTCTGCACCTTTGCAGGATCCAGGGGTCCGTGGGCAGGCATATGAGGTGGGCACCGGTGGAGGCTTGATTCCTGATGTGCAAGGGTTTGGAGAACCTGATCGAGTAGAGAACGCAATGTATGATGATGAGTCTGACCAGGAGCCTGTAGATATCATTGGGGACAGTGATGATGACACAGGTGGCAATCCACCTACACGGCATGGGGCTTCAAGTTCTGGCACTCAGCAATACCCTCCACACTTCTCGACTCTAAACTTGGAGGCTCTGGGTGAACAGGCGGCTGATGGTGGTCCCACAGTTGGTGGGTCTTCTACGGAATTTCAGATTGGGCAGTCATTCCAAAGTAAAGAAGAGGCTGTGTTGAGTGTGAAGGACTACAACATCCGTCGAGGTGTTGAGTACAGGGTCATCGAATCAGATCATCTGAAATATCATGGAAAATGCAAGGAGTTTGGCAAGGGTTGCACTTGGTTGATTCGCGTAGCGCTCCGTGCACGCAAGGGCACTTGGGAGGTTCGGAGGTACAACGGCCCACACACCTGCTTAGCTACGTCTATATCGAGTGATCACCGGCAGCTGGATTACCACGTTATTTGTGCGAGGATTCTTCCGTTGATTAGGACAGATGCTGCGGTTACGGTAAAGGTATTGCAACAAGCTACAGAGGCAGACTACGGTTTCAGGCCTAGTTACAGGAAGGTTTGGCTAGCCAAACAGAAGGCAGTGGCACAAATATATGGAGATTGGGAAGAATCGTATGCGGAGTTGCCACGTTGGATGCTAGGTGTACAGTCTACCATGCCTGGGGCAGTTACTGTTCTGAAGACCTCTCCTGTTCGTGTTGGGGGTGAGGTTGATGAGTCCACGGTGTATTTTCATCGACTTTTTTGGACATTTCCACCGTGTATCGAGGCATTTCGGCATTGTAAGCCCCTCGTCAGTATTGATGGCACCCACTTGTATGGCAAGTATGGAGGGACGCTGCTATTGGCCATAGCGCAAGATGGGAACTCGAACATCCTTTCCATCGCATTCGCCCTTGTTGAGGGAGAAAATGCAGAGTCATGGTCTTTCTTCTTGTCCAACCTACGATCGCATGTGACGCCACAGGAGGGCATCCTTGTTATCTCTGATAGGCACAATGGCATCAAGTCAGCACTTGAGGCACCTGAGACTGGATGGCTACCTCCACATGCCTATCGTGCCTACTGCATCCGTCATGTGGCTGCAAATTTTGCCCTTACCTTTAAAGGTAAGGATGCGAGGAGGATGTTGGTCAATGCTGCATATGCTAAAACTGAAGCAGAGTTTTATTATTGGTTTGACATCATGCGGTCTGAGAATCCGACAATGTGTGACTGGGCCAATCGGATGGAATACGAGAAGTGGACACAACATGAGGATAGTGGTAGACGGTTCGGGCACATGACAACCAACATTAGTGAATGTGTGAATTCCGTGTTAAAGGGAACTCGCAACCTCCCGGTGACATCGTTGGTTAAGCCAACGTACGGGAGACTTGCAGAGCTATTCGTTATCCGTGGACAGACAGCAGAGGCACAACTCGGATCCGGGCAAGAGTTTTGTCAGGCTTTGGTTAAGGCTATAGAAAGGAACATAAGAGAATCAAGGTGCTTCACAGTGACGTTATACGACAGGCATCAATCCGAGTACACTGTGGCCGAGACAACACCGACTGGGAACCTTTCTCTGGGTAGCTACAGAGTTTCCCTTAAGGACCAAACATGTGATTGTGGCCACTTTCAGGCGCTCCACTATCCCTGTTGCCACGCAATTGCTTGTTGTGCCTACTCACGCCTTAATTGGGCCTCCTATGTTCACGAGGTCTATCTTATGAGTGAGGTGTTCAACGTATACAAGCAGGGTTTTGTTCCGCCTATCCCAGAAGGGCTATGGCCCCCCTATGCTGGTCCAACCGTCATTCCCGATCCTAACATGAGGCGTGCAAAGGAAGGTCGTCCGAAGGCAACCAGGATCCGTGGTAGTATGGATCGGACTGCCGATAACCTGCCGAAGCGATGTGGACTATGTCGTCAGCCTGGGCATACGAGGCGGAGCTGTGAGCAACGACTGCATCATGCTGGAGGGGGTTCTTAG